In Lujinxingia sediminis, a single genomic region encodes these proteins:
- the mrtP gene encoding myxosortase MrtP — MTEPASTPHWREPLGVFGLALLTIIALSLLSPLLPLLSQNLVAIVGLVFFGLAHLAIRRIGASPADFGIDLDRIPPRQILFGLGVSALVFPLFALGNHVWERQALERDFHPSIHNLRQWSPSLERRPPELQKDGARVWVNRRALHLEIADFTDDTPPPTLIARADRPIHWQPLGSGLARPTDDERLVWELTPTAPLTRFTLPPLDPHAHPQTLSSIELSLDNAPITSATESVAPGQPLPLKRGFGWLVLWALTHLLLVALPEEIFYRGYLQTRLSQILCDAHGQPRRFAGLSLANWLTSALFALGHLLVPVGGAIIASRAAVFFPSLIFGWMRERSDSIIAPTIFHACANMMVLIVSIHYF, encoded by the coding sequence ATGACTGAGCCTGCCTCAACACCTCACTGGCGCGAGCCCCTGGGCGTCTTTGGCCTGGCACTTCTGACGATCATCGCGCTGAGTCTTTTAAGCCCCCTTCTGCCCCTGCTCTCGCAGAACCTCGTGGCCATCGTCGGCCTCGTCTTTTTTGGTTTGGCCCACCTTGCGATCCGTCGCATCGGCGCATCGCCGGCCGACTTCGGCATCGATCTCGATCGCATCCCCCCGCGTCAGATTCTCTTTGGTCTGGGCGTCAGCGCCCTCGTCTTTCCCCTCTTCGCCCTGGGCAACCACGTCTGGGAGCGGCAGGCATTGGAGCGCGACTTCCATCCCTCGATCCACAACCTGCGCCAGTGGTCTCCCTCGCTTGAGCGCCGTCCCCCCGAACTTCAGAAGGACGGCGCCCGCGTCTGGGTGAACCGCCGCGCCCTCCACCTGGAAATCGCCGACTTTACCGACGACACGCCGCCCCCCACCCTGATCGCCCGCGCCGATCGGCCCATCCACTGGCAGCCCCTCGGTTCCGGTCTGGCCCGGCCCACCGACGATGAGCGCCTCGTCTGGGAGCTCACCCCCACCGCCCCGCTGACCCGCTTCACCCTGCCCCCCCTCGACCCACACGCCCATCCGCAAACCCTTTCCTCGATCGAACTCTCCCTCGACAACGCCCCCATAACCTCCGCCACCGAGAGCGTCGCCCCCGGCCAGCCCCTGCCCCTTAAGCGCGGCTTCGGCTGGCTTGTGCTCTGGGCGCTGACCCACCTGCTTCTCGTCGCTCTCCCCGAAGAGATCTTCTACCGCGGCTACCTGCAGACCCGCCTCAGCCAGATCCTGTGCGATGCTCACGGCCAGCCCCGGCGATTCGCAGGCCTCTCGCTTGCCAACTGGCTCACCAGCGCCCTCTTCGCCCTGGGTCACCTCCTCGTCCCGGTGGGCGGTGCCATCATCGCCTCCCGCGCTGCGGTCTTCTTCCCCTCATTGATCTTCGGCTGGATGCGCGAGCGATCCGACTCCATCATCGCTCCCACCATCTTCCACGCCTGCGCCAACATGATGGTCCTCATCGTCTCCATCCACTACTTCTGA